From the Trifolium pratense cultivar HEN17-A07 linkage group LG4, ARS_RC_1.1, whole genome shotgun sequence genome, the window AACAAATATAATCCAACTTAACACAAactcaaaatcgaatatgataaaaatcaggCAGGGCATACCAACCattagtgattttttttcatctaactttttttactaacattaggaaATAGTcgtgacaatcgaccaactccttatatacacaaagattggacaaaaaattattaacaaaagcattaactattttgaaaaaaaacactaaataaacaaaataataaaatgaaaaaaaattaaaatgaattaacaatgataatgataatgataataataataataataataataataataataataataataataataataataataataataacaacaattagTATTACACATtgaatggatgtaagtggatgatgtggctaaatgaaaggttttcattggtttatggattagggtttagataggtagttggacaactatctaggatttatatatatagattttccTATTATTTGTTATTATTGTATAATTATTTGTAATCACTTAGTTGCCAAACTAAGCACATGTAAATTGGTGTGGTGACAACATCTCCTGGTCTTCTAAAAGACAACCCACGCTATCTCGTTCTAGTGCAGAGGCTGAATATAGAGGTGTTGCTAATGTGGTTTCTGAATCTTGTTGGCTACGCAACCTACTCTTGGAGCTTCATTTTCCACTTTCTCATGCTACTTTGGTGTATTGTGATAATGTTAGTGCAATTTATCTTTCTGGTAATCCTGTACAACATCAGCGTACTAAGCATATTGAGATGGACGTTCACTTTGTTCGAGAGAAAGTCGCCCGTGGTCAAGCACGCGTCCTTCATGTTCCTTCTCGTCACCAGATTGCCAATATTTTCACCACCAAAGGCCTACCTCGAGTTCTTTTTGATGATTTTCGGACCAGTCTAATCGTCCGTGAACCTCCCGCTTCGACTACGGGGGTGTGATAGAATAGAATATTATTGCAATTAAGTATAATTATGTTTGTAATTATTTTCCATTAAGTGTAATTATTTTCCTATGGTTGACTTACATATTGTAACTTGTATATATCCCTTTCACCATCATGAATAAAATCAACACATTGAATTCCTTCAAATCAAGTTTGGGCTTATATTTTATTGTCGGTGTGGTATAGTgggcttttttaaaaaaactttggGCTTAACTGAGAAGGAAGGAATATATAATAAGCGTGTGGTgtatgttgttgatgttgattaTTATTCATTCGTTCATTCATAGATCCACTCCATAAATTCGTCTCCTCTGTTACCGACCCTAACCTCTCCTCTCTCTGAGCGAGCCGCCGCAACAGCTACCTGATGGACCCGATTCCAGGTACGAACCACCGTAAACCAGACCACGATACGCAGTAGCACAACATCtaattttttacaattattaaaaattaattcaaatggatgatttcttgtttgtttgttttcttgtgaTTGATTATTAGTTGAGAATGACAAGGATTTTGCGAAATTGAAAGATTTAGTAGGAGAACAAGACAACACTGATCCTGATCCTAAAGGTATATACAAACCctaaatcatattttaattaaattcttgtgttctttctttgtatatatttatatatatatatatatggatttcatgtttgtttttcttttgattgattgattgattgattattaATTGAGAATGACAAGGATTTTGCTAAATTGAAAGATTTCATTACTAATTCCATAAATATTCAAAATCGAtgttttcttgtttgttttcttttgattattattattattattattattattattattattagttcaGAATTAGAAGAAGGATTTTGCAAAATTCAAAGATTCCGTTACTAGTTCcataaataattgaaatgaATGATctcttctttgttttcttttgattaTTAGTTGTTGAGAATGACAAGGATTTTGCTCGACCCATAAAGAAATTTAAAGTTGACAAGGATGGTTTAGTAGAAGAAGAACACAACACTGATTccggaggaggaggaggagaagaAGAACACCAGACTGATTCCTGTACAAAACCctaaatcatattttaattaattattgttttcttataataatatatcttGGCTGGCTGTGTTTAATGCATGTTTGTTCTACTTCTAGGGACACGCCCCTCAGATCGAGAGATTTTCAAAATATGGCAGGAGCGTTGGGGTA encodes:
- the LOC123921599 gene encoding uncharacterized protein LOC123921599, whose protein sequence is MDPIPVENDKDFAKLKDLVGEQDNTDPDPKVVENDKDFARPIKKFKVDKDGLVEEEHNTDSGGGGGEEEHQTDSWTRPSDREIFKIWQERWGITYADKKEEDERFLIFQKSLSPPSQQEFLPRVEACADLTQQELEEMFGTNPDDPVYNYLYDIDIKLMCELIEVLRPLRLHMDPNVL